In Paenibacillus algicola, a genomic segment contains:
- a CDS encoding helix-turn-helix transcriptional regulator: MKEAPERLLGSSFLDLSSSFRLFRHEIRDPIETHWHDFFEMAFVISGSGWHVVNGERFRLERGMTFLLTTADFHEIIPDEHSTIELYDFIFEGGFVRPGLLEEVLRHRGWLQYTFAGEEAREVEQAFEQIRKETEPMRWGSPMLIQGCFERILIVMARALPGEGLNAAGPPRNDPKNKLHPSIVKAVDMIQYHFREPIPLSTAAAYAGLAPNYFSECFRKQVGIPFQAYVNDKRLQFSSRLLLSSDLPVTEIGFAAGFGTMTHFERLFKRRYGCSPRQFRKNRGGAPV, from the coding sequence ATGAAAGAAGCACCCGAGCGTTTATTGGGCAGCTCATTTCTCGATTTGTCCTCCTCTTTTCGTCTGTTCAGGCATGAGATCCGCGATCCCATTGAGACGCATTGGCATGATTTCTTCGAGATGGCGTTTGTGATCTCCGGCTCCGGCTGGCATGTTGTGAACGGGGAGCGGTTTCGTCTGGAACGAGGGATGACCTTTCTGCTGACGACGGCCGACTTTCACGAGATTATTCCCGATGAGCACAGTACGATCGAGCTGTATGATTTCATATTTGAAGGCGGCTTTGTCCGTCCGGGCTTGCTGGAGGAGGTTCTGCGTCATCGAGGATGGCTTCAGTACACCTTCGCCGGGGAGGAAGCCCGGGAGGTGGAGCAGGCCTTTGAACAGATCCGCAAGGAGACGGAGCCAATGCGCTGGGGCAGCCCCATGCTTATACAGGGGTGCTTCGAGCGAATCCTCATCGTAATGGCAAGAGCTTTGCCTGGAGAAGGCCTGAATGCGGCAGGGCCACCACGGAATGATCCCAAGAACAAGCTGCATCCATCCATCGTCAAGGCGGTGGACATGATTCAGTATCATTTTCGCGAGCCCATCCCGCTGAGCACCGCCGCAGCCTATGCAGGCCTTGCACCTAACTATTTCAGTGAGTGCTTTCGCAAGCAGGTCGGCATTCCTTTTCAAGCCTACGTTAATGACAAGCGGCTGCAATTCTCCTCCCGGCTGCTGCTAAGCAGTGATCTGCCGGTGACGGAGATCGGCTTCGCGGCAGGGTTTGGCACGATGACTCACTTCGAGCGCCTGTTTAAGCGCCGCTATGGCTGCTCGCCCAGACAGTTTCGCAAGAACCGGGGCGGTGCGCCTGTTTAG